A section of the Anticarsia gemmatalis isolate Benzon Research Colony breed Stoneville strain chromosome 28, ilAntGemm2 primary, whole genome shotgun sequence genome encodes:
- the LOC142984838 gene encoding uncharacterized protein LOC142984838 produces MDVRWFILCILLIYSTETQAKPKRPPIWRSADIPAKIQEVETSRVTRRRSAPTLAGIPVEYITTVDDFLDIRNMKPKEYHEALIQPTVKPVKHTRTESTTKIVNTPKVPPALKIDNPIKDLVQEMPKRRMLIPRRTKRPSFRRRMEDIPQYNDYPARNPYFNDNNHLNRRSYKRPGMKPDEKMYEIPDERMDESLDERPRRMNNRLNGRLGKMPVGKTGVRPFRRMNQMPGELLGVSDGRINQMQNKRLNIPKPDERINKQLGERLRVKLDEKINKVLDGKSVKKAPHEILGETLDEIANEQPNDIPNEMLYEIPDERPDFDAFQRLRKRNKRNETRRSMKNNPDYEYPEPNFEEIQETRNENLNPLVVVEPKHLKKVPSFLEFKEKRIKEEKDLDQWARRQLNLDVNNTQVEPKIHRLRPSRRSGGVFKGSLEKIYEDIPELYNRYHDSLRRMNYVRSPKIEKKDELANKTFPFVTFAGRWYTETPNNINLDPAAKLHQEKMQDYFEFGTRNTTDVSVLKSKEQDRHIEFFNDYLDLKLMGGDRRDGTLKAINDLKKSIENPQLKRQ; encoded by the exons atggaCGTGCGgtggtttattttatgtatacttTTAATATATAGTACAG AGACTCAAGCCAAACCAAAGAGACCACCAATATGGCGCAGTGCAGACATCCCAGCCAAGATTCAGGAGGTGGAGACCAGCAGAGTGACCAGACGAAGGTCTGCACCAACACTAGCTGGTATACCGGTGGAATATATAACCACTGTAGATGATTTCCTGGATATTAGGAATATGAAACCTAAGGAGTACCACGAAGCTTTGATACA ACCAACAGTAAAACCAGTAAAACATACACGAACCGAATCCACtacaaaaattgtaaatactCCTAAAGTCCCACCAGCATTGAAGATTGACAATCCAATAAAAGACTTAGTACAAGAAATGCCAAAAAGACGAATGCTAATACCTAGAAGAACGAAAAGACCGTCTTTTAGAAGACGTATGGAAGATATACCACAATACAATGATTATCCGGCAAGGAACCcctattttaatgataataacCACTTGAATAGACGGTCTTATAAAAGACCAGGTATGAAACCAGATgaaaagatgtatgaaataccgGATGAAAGAATGGATGAAAGCTTGGATGAAAGGCCAAGAAGAATGAATAATAGACTAAACGGGAGATTAGGTAAAATGCCAGTTGGCAAAACGGGTGTAAGACCATTTAGGAGAATGAATCAAATGCCGGGTGAATTATTAGGTGTTTCAGATGGAAGGATTAATCAAATGCAAAATAAAAGACTAAATATACCGAAACCGGATGAAAGGATAAATAAACAGCTGGGTGAAAGACTGAGGGTTAAACtagatgaaaaaataaataaagtattggATGGAAAGTCGGTTAAGAAGGCACCGCATGAAATCTTAGGTGAAACTTTAGATGAAATAGCCAATGAACAGCCAAATGATATTCCGAATGAGATGCTTTACGAAATACCAGACGAACGACCGGATTTTGACGCATTTCAAAGACTAAGGAAAAGAAATAAACGAAATGAAACAAGACGCTCTATGAAAAATAACCCCGATTATGAATACCCAGAACctaattttgaagaaatacaAGAAACCCGTAATGAGAATTTAAACCCTTTAGTTGTAGTTGAACCGAAACATTTGAAAAAAGTCCCTTCTTTTCTCGAGTTCAAAGAAAAGAGaattaaagaagaaaaagatCTAGACCAATGGGCTCGGAGGCAATTGAATTTGGACGTTAATAACACGCAGGTAGAGCCCAAAATACATCGTTTACGACCTAGTAGACGCAGCGGTGGGGTGTTTAAGGGAAGCTTAGAAAAGATATATGAAGACATACCAGAATTATACAACAGATATCATGATAGTTTGAGACGAATGAATTATGTTAGAAGTCCGAAAATTGAGAAGAAAGATGAATTAGCAAACAAAACTTTTCCTTTCGTCACTTTTGCAGGAAGATGGTATACGGAAACgcccaataatattaatttagatcCTGCTGCAAAGTTACATCAAGAGAAAATGCAAGATTATTTCGAATTTGGGACTAGAAACACTACTGATGTTAGTGTCCTGAAAAGCAAAGAGCAAGATAGACATATAGAATTCTTTAAcgattatttagatttaaaattaatgggCGGGGATAGACGAGATGGGACTCTGAAAGcgataaatgatttgaaaaaaagtattgaaaatcCTCAATTGAAAAGACAAtaa